A section of the Pseudomonas sp. FP453 genome encodes:
- a CDS encoding MFS transporter — translation MLFPILLLSAAGFTVLTTEFIIVGLLPSIARDLHVSVSQAGLLVTLFAFTVAAFGPFLTAYCARFPRKRLFISILILFGVANTVAALAPNIWVMALARLIPALGLPVFWALASETAVDIVGPEFAGRAIEKIGFGIVCATVFGIPVGTLISDMFGWRSAFAILAVVALAKALLLFIYLPVTQPKNDQVSLRSQFKILRNPLMQGHILLSILVFSGMFTAYTYLADILERLAGFDGTLVGWCLMGFGAVGLLGNSLGGRAVDRHPLIASMVFCGFMIAGMVALVPAIHSTIGLAAAMAVWGVTQAAMFLVSHVRLMKAAPHAPAFAASLNIAGANLGIGLGALVGGHVIDTFGLGSLGFAASGFILVSILLALWLMTAKQPVAASA, via the coding sequence ATGCTGTTCCCCATCCTGCTGCTGTCGGCCGCCGGTTTTACCGTGCTGACTACGGAATTCATCATCGTCGGCCTGCTGCCGTCCATCGCCCGGGACCTGCATGTCAGCGTGTCCCAGGCCGGGCTGCTGGTGACCTTGTTCGCGTTTACCGTCGCGGCATTCGGGCCGTTTCTCACCGCCTACTGCGCACGTTTCCCACGCAAGCGCCTGTTTATCAGCATCCTGATCCTGTTCGGCGTGGCCAATACCGTGGCCGCGCTGGCACCGAATATCTGGGTGATGGCCCTGGCGCGGTTGATTCCGGCGCTGGGCTTGCCGGTGTTCTGGGCCCTGGCCAGTGAAACGGCGGTGGATATCGTCGGCCCGGAATTCGCCGGGCGCGCCATCGAGAAGATTGGCTTCGGCATCGTCTGCGCCACGGTGTTCGGCATCCCGGTGGGCACGCTGATCTCGGATATGTTCGGCTGGCGCAGCGCGTTTGCCATCCTCGCGGTCGTGGCGCTAGCCAAGGCGTTGCTGTTGTTTATCTACCTGCCGGTGACCCAGCCGAAAAACGACCAGGTGTCGCTGCGCTCGCAGTTCAAGATCCTGCGCAACCCGCTGATGCAGGGCCATATCCTGTTGTCGATCCTGGTGTTCAGCGGCATGTTCACCGCGTACACCTACCTCGCGGACATCCTCGAGCGCCTGGCCGGCTTTGACGGCACGCTGGTGGGCTGGTGCCTGATGGGCTTCGGTGCGGTCGGCTTGCTGGGTAATTCGTTGGGCGGTCGCGCGGTGGATCGCCATCCGCTGATCGCGTCCATGGTGTTCTGCGGTTTCATGATTGCAGGCATGGTGGCGCTGGTGCCGGCGATTCACTCCACCATTGGCCTGGCCGCCGCGATGGCGGTGTGGGGCGTGACCCAGGCGGCGATGTTCCTGGTCAGCCATGTGCGCCTGATGAAAGCCGCACCCCATGCGCCGGCGTTTGCCGCGTCCCTGAACATCGCCGGGGCCAACCTGGGGATTGGCCTGGGCGCGCTGGTCGGTGGGCATGTGATCGACACCTTCGGCCTGGGCAGCCTGGGGTTTGCGGCGTCCGGGTTTATCCTGGTGTCGATCCTGCTGGCACTGTGGCTGATGACTGCCAAGCAGCCGGTCGCAGCCAGCGCCTGA
- a CDS encoding TerC family protein, with protein sequence MDYLLQLAASPTAWVALATLIVMEIVLGIDNLIFISILTNKLPEQHRAKARRIGISMALVLRLGLLSTIAFIVQLTAPVFEVFGQAFSWKDMILIAGGLFLVWKATTEIHHSMDPEPEEKASVGNTVAIGFAAAIGQILLLDLVFSIDSIITAVGMTEHLPIMIIAVVTSVIVMLVAAEPLAKFINDNPTVVMLALGFLIMIGMTLIAEGFGAHVPKGYVYAAMAFSAAIECLNIARRNRHKRLLAARQ encoded by the coding sequence ATGGATTACCTTTTACAACTGGCCGCCAGCCCCACCGCCTGGGTTGCCCTGGCGACCTTGATCGTCATGGAAATCGTGCTGGGCATCGATAACCTGATCTTCATCTCGATCCTCACCAACAAGCTGCCCGAGCAGCACCGGGCCAAGGCGCGGCGCATCGGCATCAGCATGGCGCTGGTGTTGCGCCTGGGCCTGTTGAGCACCATTGCGTTCATCGTGCAACTCACCGCGCCGGTGTTCGAAGTGTTCGGCCAGGCGTTTTCGTGGAAGGACATGATCCTGATCGCCGGCGGCCTGTTCCTGGTCTGGAAGGCCACCACCGAGATCCATCACAGCATGGACCCGGAGCCCGAAGAGAAGGCCAGCGTCGGCAACACGGTAGCCATCGGCTTCGCGGCGGCCATCGGGCAGATCCTGTTGCTGGACCTGGTGTTCTCCATCGACAGCATCATTACCGCCGTGGGCATGACCGAGCACTTGCCGATCATGATCATTGCCGTGGTGACTTCGGTGATCGTGATGCTGGTGGCGGCTGAACCGCTGGCCAAGTTCATCAACGACAACCCGACCGTGGTGATGCTGGCCCTGGGCTTCCTGATCATGATCGGCATGACGTTGATCGCCGAAGGCTTCGGCGCCCATGTACCGAAAGGCTACGTGTATGCGGCCATGGCGTTCTCGGCGGCGATCGAGTGCTTGAACATCGCGCGGCGCAATCGCCATAAGCGTTTGCTCGCTGCCCGGCAGTAA
- a CDS encoding histidine phosphatase family protein, with protein MTIKPPCLAQRLKRYSYIMLPLLLVGGAIGLTLESRTSRAEQADGVQTLVFLRHGEKPAGGLGQLNCQGLNRAMNLATVLPEKFGKANFVFAANPTRNVEEGEFDNSYSYIRPLMTISPSAIKLGLPVNIKFSANDTSALADELVEDKYHNSIIYTAWSHGYLPELINKVASEAVGEKHTITDDWSGSDYDTLYVLTLTWHNGKASLLSRNYKQGLNNGEESCPEPTQVSAES; from the coding sequence ATGACAATCAAGCCTCCGTGCCTTGCGCAACGCCTGAAACGCTATTCATACATCATGTTGCCGCTGTTGCTGGTGGGCGGCGCCATCGGCCTGACCCTGGAGTCGCGCACCAGCCGTGCCGAACAGGCCGACGGCGTACAAACCCTGGTATTCCTGCGCCACGGCGAAAAACCCGCCGGCGGCCTGGGCCAACTCAATTGCCAGGGCCTGAACCGGGCGATGAACCTCGCCACGGTGCTGCCGGAAAAATTCGGCAAGGCCAACTTTGTGTTCGCCGCCAACCCGACGCGTAATGTCGAGGAAGGTGAGTTCGACAACTCCTACAGCTACATTCGCCCACTGATGACCATCAGCCCCAGCGCCATCAAGCTCGGCCTGCCGGTGAACATCAAGTTTTCGGCGAACGACACCAGCGCCCTCGCCGACGAGCTGGTGGAGGACAAGTACCACAACTCCATCATCTACACCGCGTGGTCCCACGGTTATCTGCCGGAGTTGATCAACAAGGTGGCGAGTGAGGCGGTCGGCGAAAAGCACACCATCACCGACGACTGGTCCGGCAGCGACTACGACACCCTGTATGTGCTGACACTGACCTGGCATAACGGCAAGGCGTCGTTGCTGAGCCGCAACTACAAGCAAGGTTTGAACAACGGCGAAGAGTCCTGCCCGGAACCGACGCAGGTCAGCGCCGAATCCTGA
- a CDS encoding glutathione S-transferase N-terminal domain-containing protein — protein MNPLAAFPINSKWPAHHPERLQLYSLPTPNGVKVSIMLEELGLPYEAHKVSFETQDQLSPEFLSLNPNNKIPAIIDPDGPGGVPLALFESGAILIYLAEKTSQLLAEDPATRYETLQWLMFQMGGIGPMFGQLGFFNKFAGKDYEDKRPRDRYAAESRRLLGVLEKRLLGRTWIMGDDYSIADIATFPWIRNLIGFYESGDLVGIADFPNVLRALDGFVARPAVIRGLNIPS, from the coding sequence ATGAACCCACTCGCTGCCTTCCCGATTAATAGCAAATGGCCCGCGCACCATCCCGAGCGCTTGCAACTGTACTCGCTGCCCACGCCCAACGGGGTAAAAGTCTCAATCATGCTCGAAGAGCTGGGCTTGCCCTACGAGGCGCACAAGGTCAGCTTCGAGACCCAGGACCAGTTGTCCCCCGAGTTCCTGTCCCTGAACCCCAACAACAAGATCCCTGCGATCATCGACCCGGATGGCCCCGGTGGCGTGCCGCTGGCGCTGTTCGAGTCTGGCGCGATCCTGATCTACCTGGCGGAGAAAACCAGCCAGTTGCTCGCCGAAGACCCGGCCACCCGCTACGAAACCCTGCAATGGCTGATGTTCCAGATGGGCGGTATCGGCCCGATGTTTGGCCAGTTGGGCTTCTTCAATAAGTTCGCCGGCAAGGACTACGAGGACAAGCGCCCCCGCGACCGCTACGCCGCTGAGTCCCGGCGCTTGCTGGGCGTGCTGGAAAAACGCCTGCTGGGCCGCACCTGGATCATGGGCGACGATTACAGCATCGCCGACATCGCCACCTTTCCATGGATTCGCAACCTGATCGGCTTCTACGAGTCTGGCGACCTGGTGGGCATCGCCGATTTCCCTAATGTGCTGCGCGCGCTGGATGGCTTTGTCGCCCGGCCGGCGGTGATCCGTGGCCTGAATATTCCGAGCTGA
- a CDS encoding PhzF family phenazine biosynthesis protein, with product MPTFAFKQLDVFSSVALKGNPLAVVLGADSLTDQQMADFANWTNLSETTFLLTPRDPRADYRVRIFTTVQELPFAGHPTLGSCHAWLQAGGVPKGEDIIQECEIGLVRVRRQGDELAFIAPPLLRAGPVEAPVLARVCQGLGLSAADVVRSQWVDNGAGWLALMLADRDQVLGLQPDYGQLLGLAVGVIAPCDPVRDAVDTQFEVRGFIAGDGAPEDPATGSLNAGIAQWLLGEGLAPERYVVSQGTALGRAGRIRVERQGDDVWVGGAVAVCIEGRLQL from the coding sequence ATGCCGACCTTTGCTTTCAAACAACTGGATGTCTTCAGCAGCGTCGCGCTCAAGGGCAACCCCCTGGCGGTGGTGTTGGGCGCTGACAGCCTGACGGACCAGCAGATGGCCGATTTCGCCAACTGGACCAACCTCAGTGAAACCACATTTTTGCTGACACCCCGTGATCCCCGTGCTGACTACCGGGTGCGAATTTTTACCACCGTGCAGGAACTGCCGTTCGCCGGGCACCCGACGCTGGGCTCATGCCATGCGTGGCTGCAGGCAGGCGGTGTACCCAAGGGCGAGGACATCATCCAGGAGTGCGAAATCGGCCTGGTGCGCGTGCGCCGCCAGGGCGATGAACTGGCGTTTATTGCGCCGCCATTATTGCGCGCAGGTCCGGTGGAGGCGCCCGTGCTGGCGCGTGTCTGTCAGGGGTTGGGCTTGAGCGCCGCAGACGTTGTGCGCAGCCAATGGGTGGACAATGGCGCGGGGTGGCTGGCGCTGATGCTGGCCGATCGTGATCAGGTTCTGGGCCTGCAGCCGGACTATGGGCAATTGCTCGGCCTGGCTGTTGGCGTGATCGCCCCCTGCGACCCCGTGCGCGACGCGGTGGATACGCAGTTTGAAGTACGCGGCTTCATCGCCGGAGACGGCGCCCCCGAAGACCCGGCCACCGGCAGCTTGAATGCCGGTATCGCCCAATGGCTGTTGGGCGAAGGCTTGGCGCCTGAGCGCTATGTGGTCAGCCAGGGCACGGCCTTGGGCCGTGCGGGGCGCATTCGCGTCGAGCGCCAGGGCGATGATGTCTGGGTGGGCGGCGCGGTCGCGGTGTGCATTGAAGGGCGTCTACAGCTCTAG
- a CDS encoding LysE family translocator has product MLSLNFLVTCLIVVLIPGTGVIFTVSTGLTAGKRASLFAALGCTAGIIPHLLASILGLSALLHTSALAFDLLKYAGVAYLLYVAYATWRDRSAFAVSDTPVVASARSLMLRGLLMNILNPKLTIFFLAFLPQFVAPGSTAPTVQMLVLSGVFMAMTFAVFVMYGLLANVFRRAVIESPRVQNWLRRSFAAAFAGLGLNLAFAQR; this is encoded by the coding sequence ATGCTCAGCCTGAATTTTCTCGTCACTTGCCTGATTGTCGTACTGATTCCCGGCACCGGGGTGATTTTTACCGTGTCCACCGGCCTCACCGCCGGCAAGCGCGCCAGCCTGTTCGCCGCGTTGGGCTGCACTGCCGGGATCATCCCGCACCTGCTGGCCTCGATTCTCGGCCTGTCCGCCTTGCTGCACACCAGTGCGTTGGCGTTCGACCTGCTCAAGTACGCCGGCGTCGCCTACCTGCTGTATGTGGCCTACGCCACCTGGCGCGATCGCTCGGCCTTTGCCGTCAGCGACACGCCCGTGGTCGCCAGTGCCCGCAGCCTGATGCTGCGCGGCCTGCTGATGAACATTCTCAACCCCAAGCTGACGATTTTCTTCCTGGCCTTCCTGCCGCAGTTCGTCGCGCCCGGCAGCACGGCGCCCACCGTGCAGATGCTGGTATTGAGCGGCGTGTTCATGGCGATGACGTTCGCGGTGTTCGTGATGTATGGCCTGCTGGCCAATGTGTTTCGGCGTGCGGTGATCGAGTCACCACGGGTGCAGAACTGGCTGCGGCGCAGTTTTGCGGCTGCCTTTGCGGGGCTGGGGTTGAACCTGGCGTTTGCGCAGCGTTGA
- a CDS encoding DUF1615 domain-containing protein, producing MPLRRLILCLTPLLVLAGCSTARGPQQPERNAAEVKAQIVRLLPATVADRKGWAQDIYTAFDTQKIDPSTENICAVLAVTEQESTYQVDPPVPNMGKIAQDEMLRRAAKVYVPAVVVRTTLQLRSPTGKSYAERLNAARTEKDLSGIFDDFISMVPLGNTLFGGFNPVHTAGPMQVSIEFAQKQARGYPYTVDGTIRREVFTRRGGMYFGIAHLLGYPVNYGQPLYRFADFNAGWYASRNAAFQAAVSRVSGTELALDGDLIRYGSLLPGTTELAVRSLGAKLDMRNPSIRSQLEQGEQLDFEGTTLYKRVFALADKAAGKPMPRAILPGIVLKSPKITRNLTTAWFAKRVDERYQRCMKR from the coding sequence ATGCCCTTACGCCGCTTGATCCTGTGCCTCACCCCCTTGCTGGTATTGGCCGGTTGCTCCACTGCGCGCGGCCCGCAACAGCCGGAGCGTAACGCAGCCGAGGTGAAGGCGCAGATCGTGCGCCTGCTGCCGGCGACCGTGGCGGATCGCAAGGGCTGGGCCCAGGACATCTACACGGCCTTCGACACCCAGAAGATCGACCCGAGCACCGAGAATATCTGCGCAGTACTGGCGGTGACCGAGCAGGAGTCCACCTACCAGGTCGACCCACCCGTGCCGAATATGGGCAAGATTGCCCAAGATGAGATGCTGCGTCGCGCCGCCAAGGTGTATGTGCCAGCAGTGGTGGTGCGCACCACCTTGCAGCTGCGTTCGCCCACCGGCAAGTCCTACGCCGAGCGCCTGAATGCCGCGCGCACCGAGAAGGACTTGAGCGGCATATTTGACGATTTCATCAGCATGGTGCCGTTGGGCAACACCTTGTTCGGCGGTTTCAACCCCGTGCATACCGCAGGCCCGATGCAAGTCAGCATCGAGTTCGCGCAGAAACAGGCACGGGGTTATCCCTACACGGTGGATGGCACGATCCGACGCGAAGTCTTCACCCGCCGTGGCGGCATGTACTTTGGCATCGCTCACCTGCTCGGCTACCCGGTGAACTACGGTCAACCGCTGTACCGCTTCGCCGACTTCAACGCGGGCTGGTACGCCAGCCGTAACGCGGCCTTCCAGGCGGCGGTCAGCCGCGTCTCTGGCACCGAGCTGGCGCTGGATGGCGACCTGATTCGCTACGGCTCGTTGCTGCCCGGCACCACCGAGCTGGCGGTGCGCTCACTGGGCGCGAAGCTGGATATGCGCAACCCCAGCATCCGCAGCCAGCTGGAGCAGGGCGAGCAGTTGGACTTTGAAGGCACCACCCTCTACAAACGCGTGTTTGCGCTGGCGGACAAGGCGGCCGGCAAGCCGATGCCACGGGCAATCCTGCCGGGCATCGTGCTCAAGAGCCCGAAGATCACCCGCAACCTGACCACGGCGTGGTTTGCCAAGCGCGTGGATGAGCGCTATCAGCGCTGCATGAAGCGCTGA
- a CDS encoding DUF4349 domain-containing protein: MRHLDGKATPLILILLAGLTLAGCSPKDHSRARAINGEQSQAGAQLAYEHELTLALPGALLAPRMQATREACETARFGACNILGITEDGNGGEIILRIAPAGVEPMVAMATEGGTLGQRITTAEDLADAVADVRRRQDRLQAQQQRLDELAKRKDITVSDLIALSKEQAAIENELQELAQVSANQQRRLDTNRVTLNFRSSDGANQPSRFSRMFSNLGDNLVNGTADALERASYVLPFVILAFPVVWLWVWLWRRFIKRRS; encoded by the coding sequence ATGCGCCATCTGGACGGCAAAGCCACACCGCTTATTTTGATCTTGCTCGCAGGCCTGACCCTCGCCGGTTGCTCGCCCAAGGATCACTCCCGCGCACGAGCAATCAACGGCGAACAAAGCCAGGCCGGCGCGCAATTGGCCTATGAGCACGAACTGACCCTGGCCCTGCCCGGCGCCCTGCTCGCACCGCGTATGCAGGCCACGCGCGAAGCCTGTGAAACCGCACGCTTTGGCGCCTGTAACATCCTCGGCATCACCGAAGACGGCAACGGTGGCGAGATCATCCTGCGCATCGCGCCCGCCGGGGTGGAGCCGATGGTCGCCATGGCCACGGAAGGCGGCACGCTCGGCCAACGCATCACCACCGCCGAGGACCTGGCCGACGCCGTCGCCGATGTGCGCCGCCGCCAGGATCGTCTGCAAGCCCAGCAACAGCGCCTGGATGAATTGGCCAAGCGCAAGGACATCACCGTCAGCGACTTGATCGCCTTGAGCAAAGAACAAGCCGCCATCGAAAACGAATTGCAGGAACTGGCGCAAGTCTCCGCCAACCAGCAACGCCGCCTCGACACCAACCGCGTGACCCTGAACTTCCGCTCCTCCGACGGCGCAAACCAGCCGTCACGCTTTAGCCGCATGTTCAGCAACCTCGGCGACAACCTGGTGAACGGCACCGCCGACGCCCTGGAACGCGCAAGCTATGTGCTGCCGTTTGTGATTCTGGCATTCCCGGTGGTGTGGTTGTGGGTGTGGTTGTGGCGCCGGTTTATCAAGCGCCGCAGCTGA
- a CDS encoding PaaI family thioesterase, with translation MIAVPEGFVSLPRSSPLLDLLGPAYCRGEGLQLEIGLRADNRHANGRGTVHGGVLATLADVGMGYAMAFSSEPPLPLITASMTLDYLGAVQVGEWMVVKLEHHKRGRQMAFATVSVQVGEKVVVRANAVFAVPRSDER, from the coding sequence ATGATCGCTGTCCCCGAAGGTTTTGTTTCACTGCCCCGCAGCAGCCCGTTGCTCGACTTGTTGGGCCCGGCGTACTGCCGGGGTGAAGGCCTGCAACTGGAGATCGGCCTGCGTGCCGACAATCGTCACGCCAATGGCCGTGGCACCGTGCATGGCGGGGTGTTGGCGACCTTGGCGGATGTCGGCATGGGGTATGCGATGGCCTTTTCCAGCGAACCGCCGCTGCCGCTGATTACCGCGAGCATGACCTTGGACTACCTGGGGGCTGTGCAGGTGGGGGAGTGGATGGTGGTGAAGTTGGAACATCACAAGCGCGGGCGGCAGATGGCGTTTGCCACGGTGAGTGTGCAAGTGGGGGAGAAGGTGGTGGTGCGGGCGAATGCGGTGTTTGCGGTGCCCCGCTCTGATGAACGATAG
- a CDS encoding acetyl-CoA C-acetyltransferase: protein MQDVVIVAATRTAVGSFQGSLANVPAPELGAAVIRRLLEQTGLDPALVDEVILGQVLTAGSGQNPARQASILAGLPHAVPSLTLNKVCGSGLKALHMGAQAIRCGDAEVIIAGGMENMSLAPYVLPAARTGLRMGHAKMIDSMITDGLWDAFNDYHMGITAENLVDKYGISREAQDAFAAASQQKAAAAIEAGRFADEITPILIPQRKGDPVAFAVDEQPRSGTTAESLGKLKPAFKKDGSVTAGNASSLNDGAAAVLLMSADKAKALGLPVLARIASYANAGVDPAIMGIGPVSATRRCLDKAGWSLGDLDLIEANEAFAAQALAVGKELEWDADKVNVNGGAIAIGHPIGASGCRVLVTLLHEMIKRDAKKGLATLCIGGGQGVALALERS, encoded by the coding sequence ATGCAAGACGTCGTGATTGTTGCTGCCACCCGTACCGCCGTGGGCAGCTTCCAGGGTTCGCTGGCGAATGTTCCGGCACCGGAACTGGGCGCCGCCGTGATCCGTCGCCTGCTGGAGCAAACCGGCCTCGACCCGGCCCTGGTGGATGAAGTGATCCTCGGCCAGGTCCTCACCGCAGGCTCGGGCCAGAACCCGGCCCGCCAGGCTTCGATCCTCGCCGGCCTGCCCCACGCAGTGCCGAGCCTGACCCTCAACAAAGTCTGCGGCTCCGGCCTCAAGGCCCTGCACATGGGCGCCCAGGCCATCCGCTGCGGCGATGCCGAGGTGATCATCGCCGGCGGCATGGAGAACATGAGCCTGGCCCCGTATGTATTGCCCGCCGCGCGCACCGGTTTGCGCATGGGCCACGCCAAGATGATCGACAGCATGATCACCGACGGCCTGTGGGATGCGTTCAACGACTACCACATGGGCATCACCGCCGAGAACCTGGTGGACAAGTACGGCATCAGCCGTGAAGCCCAGGATGCGTTCGCCGCTGCCTCCCAGCAAAAAGCCGCTGCCGCCATTGAGGCCGGGCGTTTCGCCGATGAAATCACCCCGATCCTGATCCCGCAGCGCAAAGGCGACCCCGTGGCCTTCGCCGTGGATGAGCAACCCCGCTCCGGCACCACCGCCGAATCCCTGGGCAAGCTCAAGCCGGCATTCAAGAAAGACGGCAGCGTCACCGCCGGCAACGCCTCCAGCCTCAATGACGGCGCCGCTGCGGTGCTGCTGATGAGCGCCGACAAGGCCAAGGCCCTCGGCCTGCCGGTGCTGGCGCGCATTGCCAGCTACGCCAACGCTGGCGTCGACCCGGCAATCATGGGCATCGGCCCGGTCTCGGCGACGCGTCGCTGCCTGGACAAAGCCGGCTGGAGCCTGGGCGACCTGGACCTGATCGAAGCCAACGAAGCCTTCGCTGCGCAAGCGCTGGCGGTGGGCAAAGAACTGGAATGGGACGCGGACAAGGTCAACGTCAACGGCGGCGCTATTGCCATCGGCCACCCGATTGGCGCCTCAGGCTGCCGCGTGCTGGTGACCCTGCTGCATGAAATGATCAAGCGTGACGCCAAGAAAGGCCTGGCGACGCTGTGCATCGGTGGCGGCCAGGGTGTGGCGCTGGCCCTCGAACGCAGCTGA
- a CDS encoding CoA transferase subunit B codes for MALTREQMAQRVAREMQDGFYVNLGIGIPTLVANYIPDGMEVMLQSENGLLGMGPFPTEDTIDADMINAGKQTVTARIGASIFSSAESFAMIRGGHVDLTVLGAFEVDVQGNIASWMIPGKLVKGMGGAMDLVAGAENIIVIMTHASKDGESKLLSQCSLPLTGANCIKRVLTDLAYLEIENGAFVLKERAPGVSVEEIVSKTAGKLIVPDHVPEMHFQ; via the coding sequence ATGGCTCTTACCCGCGAACAAATGGCTCAACGCGTCGCCCGTGAAATGCAGGACGGTTTCTACGTCAACCTCGGTATTGGCATCCCGACCCTGGTGGCCAACTACATCCCCGACGGCATGGAAGTGATGCTGCAATCGGAAAACGGCCTGCTGGGCATGGGACCGTTTCCGACCGAAGACACCATCGATGCCGACATGATCAACGCCGGCAAACAGACCGTCACCGCGCGCATTGGCGCATCGATCTTCTCCTCCGCCGAGTCCTTCGCGATGATTCGCGGCGGCCACGTCGACCTCACCGTGCTCGGCGCCTTTGAGGTGGACGTACAAGGCAACATTGCCTCGTGGATGATCCCCGGCAAACTGGTCAAGGGCATGGGCGGCGCCATGGACCTGGTGGCCGGCGCAGAAAACATCATCGTGATCATGACCCACGCGTCCAAGGACGGTGAGTCCAAGTTGCTCAGCCAGTGCAGCCTGCCGCTGACCGGCGCGAACTGCATCAAGCGTGTACTCACGGACCTGGCGTACCTGGAAATCGAAAATGGCGCTTTTGTCCTCAAGGAACGCGCACCTGGCGTCAGCGTTGAGGAGATTGTGAGCAAGACCGCCGGTAAACTGATCGTCCCGGACCACGTTCCAGAAATGCACTTCCAGTGA
- a CDS encoding CoA transferase subunit A: MAGFDKRVASYEEALAGLEDGMTVLSGGFGLCGIPENLIAEIKRKGTRDLTVVSNNCGVDGFGLGVLLEQKQISKVIASYVGENALFEKQLLSGEIEVVLTPQGTLAEKMRAGGAGIPAFFTATGVGTPVAEGKETREFKGRPYLMEESITGDFAIVKGWKADHFGNVIYRHTAQNFNPLAATAGKITVVEVEEIVEPGELDPAQIHTPGIYVDRIICGTFEKRIEQRTVRK; the protein is encoded by the coding sequence ATGGCAGGTTTCGATAAACGCGTGGCGTCCTATGAAGAAGCGCTGGCAGGCCTGGAAGACGGCATGACTGTGCTCTCCGGTGGTTTTGGCCTGTGTGGCATTCCAGAAAACCTCATCGCCGAGATCAAGCGCAAAGGCACCCGCGACCTGACCGTGGTTTCCAACAACTGCGGCGTCGACGGTTTTGGCCTGGGCGTGCTGCTGGAACAAAAGCAGATCAGCAAGGTGATCGCATCCTACGTCGGCGAAAACGCGCTGTTCGAAAAACAGCTGCTCAGCGGCGAGATCGAAGTGGTGCTGACCCCCCAAGGCACCCTGGCAGAGAAAATGCGCGCAGGCGGCGCCGGTATCCCGGCCTTCTTCACCGCCACCGGCGTCGGCACGCCCGTTGCCGAGGGCAAGGAAACCCGCGAATTCAAAGGCCGCCCGTACCTGATGGAAGAGTCCATCACCGGCGACTTCGCCATCGTCAAAGGCTGGAAAGCCGACCACTTCGGCAACGTCATCTATCGCCACACCGCCCAGAACTTCAACCCGCTGGCCGCCACCGCCGGCAAGATCACCGTGGTCGAAGTCGAGGAAATCGTCGAACCGGGCGAGCTGGACCCGGCGCAGATCCACACCCCTGGCATCTACGTCGACCGGATCATCTGCGGCACGTTCGAGAAGCGCATCGAACAGCGCACCGTACGCAAATAA
- a CDS encoding LysR family transcriptional regulator: MTVKQMRAFLAVAQSLSFAAACERLHLSQSALSLTIKGLEEGLGGRLFSRNTRNVALTPEGESLLPLARRLIADWDNAEDELRQRFTLQRGRVTVAAMPSFAGNLLPPILKIFRARYPQVNVTVHDLINEQVLEMVRDRQVELGVAFEPSEGSSLAFTPLYLDRFIAVVPGDSPLAQCSEVDWKTLLEHPFITLQRPSTVRVMLEEHLGALQMKLPVALESHQLATVGKMVASGLGVSAVPALCARQMEEAGAHCITLCDPVIERPIGVLTKPGHELSAAAQVLFDIFRDEAAKGRFPTF, translated from the coding sequence ATGACAGTTAAACAGATGCGCGCCTTTCTCGCCGTGGCCCAGAGCCTGAGCTTTGCCGCCGCCTGTGAACGCCTGCACCTCTCCCAATCGGCCTTGAGCTTGACCATCAAGGGCCTGGAAGAAGGGCTGGGCGGGCGCCTGTTCAGTCGCAATACCCGCAACGTCGCGCTCACGCCAGAAGGGGAATCCCTGTTGCCGCTGGCGCGCCGGTTGATTGCCGATTGGGACAACGCCGAAGACGAATTGCGCCAGCGCTTCACCCTGCAGCGCGGGCGGGTGACGGTGGCGGCGATGCCTTCGTTTGCCGGCAACCTGCTGCCGCCGATCCTGAAGATATTCCGTGCGCGTTACCCTCAGGTGAATGTGACCGTGCATGACTTGATCAACGAGCAGGTGCTGGAGATGGTGCGCGACCGCCAGGTGGAGCTGGGTGTGGCGTTCGAGCCGTCAGAGGGTTCGTCACTGGCGTTTACGCCGCTGTATCTGGACCGTTTCATTGCCGTGGTGCCGGGCGATTCGCCGCTGGCGCAGTGTAGTGAGGTCGATTGGAAAACCCTGCTGGAACACCCCTTCATCACCTTGCAACGGCCTTCGACCGTGCGCGTGATGCTGGAAGAACACTTGGGGGCCTTGCAGATGAAGTTGCCGGTGGCGCTGGAAAGCCATCAACTGGCGACGGTGGGCAAGATGGTGGCGAGTGGTTTGGGGGTCAGCGCCGTGCCCGCGTTATGCGCGCGGCAGATGGAAGAGGCGGGTGCTCATTGCATTACATTGTGCGATCCGGTGATCGAGCGCCCGATAGGCGTGCTGACCAAACCGGGGCATGAACTGTCGGCGGCGGCACAAGTGCTGTTTGATATCTTTCGGGATGAGGCGGCGAAGGGGCGTTTTCCAACTTTCTGA